ctgagctgaagttggcggcttagctgactgagccacccaggcggccctaaacTTCTGTGGTTTAAGCCACGTAGTCCGTGGTACTTTGATAACCTAACCCTTGAAAACTAATAAAGGGGTGGAGTGGGCATCAAACCCAGGCAGGAAAGGCTGCAAGATTGGTGTGCTTATcacctcactctctgcctctcccataaTAGAGCTAatcaaaataaaagcagacaCCAAGGCCTGGAGCAAATAAATGGCACAGGAATTACCAGCTTGCAAATCTAGGCAGACAAACAAAACACTGACCCCTTTCTAGAGTCTGTACCATGTGCCCTGGAGCCTCTGCTTTTCTGCCTCTTTAAGGGACTTTCAGCAGTGGCTCTAGACAGACATTTGTCATAGATCTACAAGTCTAAATTTACTCAGCTCACTTGTGGGACTCTGAGCCTGTGCCTCTACTCAGCTTCAAAATCCAAACctttgcggcgcctgggtggctcagtctttaagcatccgactcttgatttcagctcaggtcatgttctcacctTTCTGATGGCCCCTTTGGAGGGATGGAGCCTACAAAacgctctgtgctgagcctgcttgggattctctctctcccttcctctctctgcccctccccagcttatccctctcactctcaaaataaataaacttaaaaaaaaaaatccaaacctttAATAGGTTTTTTAAAGCAGCACCAGCATTCTGAGGTTAGTATTATCCACATTTGTGCTGTTCCCTTTGGGTTAAAATTAAAAGGATGTGTCCTACAGGTGACAGTAAGAACAATGGCCCTCCCAGTAGCCATATTAAGCTATGCAATAGTAGTTGTATTAAGTACcgacaaggaaaggaaaaggctgCACAGACGGCTGGGCGACCTGACACCGGCAGTGGACAGGTATCTTTACAGAGTACatcccagaactgtgagcaagCTCGAGGCTGGGGCCCACAAGCCCTCAAGTCAGGGGAGTTTGGGGACAGAAGGGGATCTGCACCCAGACACATGTCACCTGAGAGCAGCGGGTGCGCCTCCTCGCCCAGGTGTGGGGTGTGGGAGGTCAGGTCAGGGTTAGGCGTGGACATACGTGGAGGCCGGCCTGGAGACCACCATCCTTCTGGATGGGGGGATGTCTCTGAGGGTGTCCAGCTTCTTCTGTGGCTCTGGACGTGGGTACCTCTCTTGGCCAGCGAGTACACTCGGGCACGACCAGCAGCTGCGGTGTTTTAGCGCTAGCTCTGCAAAACCGGGAAGGCCAGGCCTAGGTGGGCGCGTTGGGTGGGTCTCCGGCTGCGATTTCCCTGCAGGCTCTTGGCCGCAGGGGCGGCGCGTTCCCGCTTgcagagggtgggaaggggatTCTGGACGCCTCGCGCCCGCTTTCATTAAGCGCCTGGGGCCACGCGGGGCCCGGAGAGCACAGCCCCCGCCCAGCTGGCGGCCGCCCCCGGCAGGCACTtctgagaggagaagagaagggagcaaGGACCGAGGGAGGGGCGACGTACTTCCTGAACCGCCTGCACACCCTGGGTCGCGAGCTGGGCCTGCCCTGCGCCGCGATGTCCGGAGGGTCAGCCAGGAGCCTAGCGAAGGGTGAGGCCGGCCGGCCGCGGGAGGAGGGGGGAATCTCGGCCACCCCCTGCCGCGTGTCCGGTGTGGCTGTTCCGGAGCCACCTAGGGGGTCCCCCGCACGCGGGGATCGGGCCGGGGCCGCAGCGCGCGGGACCTCTCCGCGGCCTGGCCCGGGGGTGGCGGGAGGATGGGAGTCCCGGCCGCTCTCGGGGCCGTGACCACTGCCGCGTCTCCCCCGCAGGAAGCGCGCCCCCGGGGCCGGTCCCCCAGGGCCTGATCCGCGTCTACAGCATGAGGTTCTGCCCGTTCGCCCAGAGGACGCTCCTGGTCCTGAAGGCCAAGGGAATTGGGTGAGGACCCAGGCAGGGGCCGTTCCCCCAGCCGCCCGGGAACCAGCTGCTGCGGGGCGGCCGGGGGGGAACCTCGGATTGGGCCCCAGGGCTTCCTTTCCTGCAAAATAGACTATTCTCAGACTTTTGGGGGACAGAGCAAATTATGAACCCACTTCCCAGGGTGAGAGGTAGGGGGAATGCCACAGATTACACCAGTCTAGGACTCCCCATTTAGATCAACCTAACCACTTTATGGATTAGAAAAGCTGAGGCTCTGGTAAAGCTGGTGATACGGGAGATCACTTGACAGCAGCGCTTTTGGGTCTGGTAGATCCCTGATTCTTGGTCCACTGCCCTTTTGCTTTCACCCCACTTCTACATTCATGTCTGATATCTAATACTGTTTGCTGTTATTCTGAGTATATAGTCCCTTCCCTAATAGTTGGTAATTTACCCCAGGACAGAGTCCAGGCCTTGACCGTCCTGGCAGAGTGCTGAGTTAATTGTACTGGACATATTCTTATAGGTTGGGTTGTTGGTTGAGTCAAAGTGTCTATGCCTAAAAATTTAGTCTTTTGCGAAGCCTCTTTGAAATTAGCATGGTTTTTTTGACCAATGGGTTATGCATAGAGAGTATGCGATAGTCAGTTGGCTCCTGATACCAAATATCCATTGGAATCCCCTCCCTTCCAATGATCTTTGGAATTTGTTGAGCAGACATTAGATACCTGTGGTGTGGAAGTTTAAAACATAGCCCCCATTCTTAAGAAATTTtccatcttggggcgcctgggtggctcagtcggttaagcatctgacttcggctcaggtcatgatctcgcggtctgtgggttcaagccccgcatcaggctctgtgctgactgctcagagcctggagcctgtttcagattctgtgtctccctctctctctgaccctcccccgttcatgctctgtctctctctgtctcaaaaataaataaacgttaaaaaaaaaaaattaaaaaaaaaaaaaaagaaattttccatCCATGTGCTTAAGGTTTATAAACTAATTTTAGTTTTCTAGGGGGAGAATTAGGCAGACAATAATTTTACCTAAAAGAATGTAAGATGCATtctttttctgaaggaaaaaagtttcttcttttaattgtttctttaatgtttatttttgagagagacagacagtgtgtgagcaggggaggggcagagagagagggagacacagaatctgaagcaggctccaggctctgagctgtcagcacagagcccgatgtggggcttgaactgacaaatggtgagatcatgacctgagctgaagtgggatgcctaaccaactgagccatccaggcgccccaaaaatatttttgaattagccATCACTTCACTAAAATTTGCATCTTATTTGGATGAAATTGATTCTGAACACATAGCAAAATGCTCAACATTCAATAACATCTATCCCAAACTTTGTATTTTATCCTAATCTTATTCAAATTGGATTGAAAAAAGATGTATCTTATGCTTATGTAATTGGAAagtataggggctcctgggtggctcagtcggtcaagtgtccgacttcagctctggtcatgattcgcagtcagtgagttcaattcccgcatcaggctctgtgcctggatcctgttttggatcctgtgtctccctctctctctctgcccctccccactcacactctgtctctcaaaaattaataaacattaaaaataaagataaaaggatAGGAGCAAGCACAGCTGGCTTGGGAGGCATAAAATCCTGGTTAATGTGCCCCGCTGGAACACTAGGTTGAAAACAACCTACCTTATTTACTGGGAcagttttccaaaggaaaactGGACTGATTTTACCCAAATAGTGTGTGTATGGGGGTGAAGAATGGTAACAGGAAACAACAGAGGTCTTCTACATTCTGAATCAGTTTTCAGTTTCACACCCAGAAGACTTTTATTGGACAGGTGCTACATTTTCACATGGTATAACCTGACAAAGCGTGGTTTTCTCTAAAAAGTGCATCTTCCAACTCATGGCAGGTGTGTTGACTTGTTAGCTCATAATGTCAGGTTGACAAATCCAAGTGTGTTCTAAGTGTGTTCTTTATCACAAAAAAACCccccattttgttgttgttgttgttgttgttgttgttgttgttgttggtataAAACAACTTTTGTTTCATGGTATAAAAATTTCAGAAGTGTTGATAATTCCTTGGCAGGGAGCTGGCCTTGTATTTCTTTCCATGGCTTGTATCTGAGTTCCAGTAATCTGTCTGCACACAAACCTCTTGATACACAAATTCTAGGGTTCATTGTAGCCATTTCTGTTTCCATGGGGGATTACATATTTAAATCCTCAAACTAAATACTATTCTAACTTCTGAGGTGGATGGGGAAGTAGGAAACAAAAGGTGTTGgtgtgttattatttttgagtAACTAACCTGTTCTGTTGAATGATTACTCAGATTTAACAATTATATgaagctttcctttcttttatttcctctacaATCTCTCAGGCAAGAAACAAGTTAGATCTAATTACAGTCTGAATATAGCttggatttcatttgttttcctccttttggGTTTGCTTAGCGTAGCTTACTCacgtaacattaaaaaaaaaaaacaacaatgcaTGGACATTTAATCTGAAACTTGGTTTTGTGGGTGGATTTTTTgcattccttaatatttttttttaaaaatgaggaccTTTCTACTCAATTTAGCAAGAGGAATTGAATTTTATCATGTTGATTCTCTTATAGTAGGTAATGGATACAATTCAATTATGTACCTCCTATAATTTGCAATGATACCTTATACCCCAAAGTGGATTATCTTATTGACAATCTTGAAGCATtttccacttattcattcattcaataaatatttactgagtaccctATCTGAAACCACTTTTATTTTCACAGCAtttaaatctgtttaaaattttactcacttacatgtttgtttattaataTGAACTAGATACACAAAATCCCCGCtttcaaggagcttacattctagggaGGTGACATAATAAACAGGTAAATAAGTGAGCAAAGTAATTTCAGATACATGTCATCAGGAAAACAAGATGATCATGTTAATAGAGGCTCTCAGCAGCTTCAGagagggtggtcagggagggcctctTGGAATGGTGTTTGACCTGAGAAGACaggcagagaaggcagaggaacaATAAATGTTAATGTTCTAAGGTGAGAACATGTTTGGCAAATTCAAGGAATATAAAAAAGGCCAGTGTGCCCAGATTGTAATGACCAGAGGGAAAGTTATAGGAAACAGGTGTGACAAGTAAGAACAGGCCAGATCACATGCCACAGAGGGGCTTAGAGTTTATGCTCATTGCAATGAGGAGCAATCAAGGGGTTGCAAGCAGGAGGGTGGCCTGATTCAATTTACTTGTGTGTGGAAAATGGACTGTAGGGAGGGCACAGTGGAAGCAGTGGCCAGTGGGAGACTACTATAGTGGTCCAGCTGGCAGATGATGTTTTGTACCAGATGGTAGCAGTATAGCTGAAAAGTGGATATGATTTGAGGTCTAGCCGACAGGTCTTGATgatccatccatttatttgactggaggcagagggagcaagggagaaggAATCAAGACTGATTTGATTCCTAAATTTGGGGTCCAATCAGCTAAGTGGATGGTAGGGCTGGTAAGGATCTACTCagaagtaccaaaaaaaaaaaaaaaaaagaaagaaagaaagaaagaaagaaagaaagaaagaaagaaagaaagaaagaaaaagttccaCTCTCTTGATTGTCTTTTGTGTGTCTTTCAGGCATGAAATCATCAACATCAACCTGAAAAATAAACCTGAGTGGTTCTTTACGAAGAATCCCTTTGGTCTGGTGCCAGTTCTGGAAAACAGTCAGGGTCAACTGATCTATGAATCTGCCATTACTTGTGAGTACCTGGATGAAGCATATCCAGGGAAGAAGCTGTTGCCCGATGACCCCTATGAGAAAGCTTGCCAAAAGATGGTCTTTGAGTTATTTTCTAAGGTGTGTGTATAAGAAATCTCAGCTCTTATTTGAACAAACTTTGTTGTTTAAGCTAAATCGGTGTTGTCATTTATGACTCAGGaatgtgggaaaggaaaagaaagcagtgcTCTTATCTGCTCTGACATGTCCTGCAAGTCCTTTCACCATCCAGTTCCTGTTTGCCTCTCCAATGTTAGCCCTCCTTACTCTTTGGACACTGTATTCCAGCCGCTGAATATTTAGCTTTCCCAGACTTGCCACCTCCTCCTTAAATCTTCCCCCTTCTCACTTTGCCTGGTTATCTCCAAGTTCTTGTTCATGTATCTGCTCAGGTTCTGCTGCCTTCCAGAAGCTTGTCCGCGCTGGCTTAGTGCCCAGCTGTGTTCCCACATGTGCTAACTTCTCTGGGCCAGTGACTGCCTGCCTTCTTGCCTGTGTGTTGCACCAgggctgtgagctccttgaaggtgAAGCTGTGTTCCCATCACTGTTGGCTCACTGCCTAGGTCTGTGACCAACTCTGCCTCTTCCTAGTTGTGTGACTCTGAGAAAGTTACTCATTTACTTCTGTGCCTCAGCTCATCGCTTGTAAAAGGAGTATAATAACTGCTCCTTTCTTGCAGATAAAAATCAGTTTATATAAAACACCTAGAGCAGAGTCTGACACATGGTAAATACTGTGTTAGCTCTTGTGGTTCTAGCCACAGTGTCTAGCAGCGGGCATCTACTGTGTGTTGGCAGTAGTTCTTAGCTGAGTAAATGACATTCTTGTAGAAGAACTATTTTAATCAGCATCAAGGTTGTAGATAGTTCAAACAATTGATATTAACAAAGAAATGCCCAATAGTAGACAACAGGTATAGCTATGTCAAGTTATCTCTATACCCCTGTTATTCATCAGAATATATGTCGGCATATCTCGTCTTCTTTAAATGGTTAAAGAAATACCTAGAAGGTGGAACTTACAGAGAGAATGTATTATGTAAGGAGACATTGCAAAGGGAAGCcaatggggaaggaagagggagttGTCTGGCttagcagaaggagagggaaatagCAGATAGCTGCTGTCAAAAGTGATAGACAGGGAACATGGCAATTAGAAGAAAGGTGTTggagaattcaaaaaaaaaaaaaaaaagtaacaagagaTTCATTGTAGAGGCatctgattggctcagttggtagagcatgagactcgacctcagggttgtgagttcaagcgccatgAGACtcgacctcagggttgtgagttcaagcgccatgttgggtgtagagattactttaaaaaaaaaaaagattcattgtATTGTCTCGAAAGAAAATAAGCTAAAAGCTGGAGATGTTCACCATTACTTCCCAGCTCACATTCAGGGAAAAGGTGGCCTTAGGTACCAtatgccccctccctcctggccaCAGCTCTCAGCAAACCAGAAATGCCCCCACCTGTACCTGCAGCCAATCATCTTCTTTCCTGAGAACttgaaactgagacacagagattAACAGTAAAGGTATTGAAGCtttagagatgtgtgtgtgtgtataaatgtgtgtgtgtgtatatgtgtgtgtgtgtgtgtgtgtgtgtgtgtttatataattGGAGGCTTAACAAACCAAAGGcatgtaaaaaatacattttttaaggaaG
The sequence above is drawn from the Panthera tigris isolate Pti1 chromosome D2, P.tigris_Pti1_mat1.1, whole genome shotgun sequence genome and encodes:
- the GSTO1 gene encoding glutathione S-transferase omega-1 produces the protein MSGGSARSLAKGSAPPGPVPQGLIRVYSMRFCPFAQRTLLVLKAKGIGHEIININLKNKPEWFFTKNPFGLVPVLENSQGQLIYESAITCEYLDEAYPGKKLLPDDPYEKACQKMVFELFSKVPPLVTSFIRRQNNEDGSGLKEELRKEFSKLEEVLTNKKTTFFGGNSLSMIDYLIWPWFERLEVLELNECVDHTPKLKLWMAAMREDPAVSSLLIEAKAFRGFLDLYLQNSPEACDYGL